Part of the Deltaproteobacteria bacterium genome is shown below.
TGCGCGGTGTCGAAATCGGCACTGTCCTCGCCGACCGCGATCCGGAAACCCGCGCCGAACGCCATCCACCGATCGAACTCTACCGCTTGGCCATTCCGCGTCGCACATACTCCGACAATCACTTGCGTTTTGTCGCCGACACCTTCGCCGCCCTACTCCAACAACGCGACACCATCCCCGGCCTCGAAATTATCTGGGAGGCCCCAATCATGCGCCATTTTACGTGCCAATTCCGAATTCAAGGGTAACGAATCTGTATGCACCTCGTCCTCGTCGCGCCGGAAATTCCACCGAACACCGGCAACGTGGCGCGGCTCTGTGCCGCGACGAACACGCCGCTCCATTTAGTGCGGCCGCTCGGGTTTTTTCTCGATGACCGTCGGTTGCGCCGCGCGGGACTCGATTACTGGACGCATGTCGAACTCCGCATTCACGACTCGCTCGATGCGTTGTGGTCGGTGCTGCCGATCGCACGAGCGTACTTCGTCAGCACGAAGGGGACGATTCCGTATACGCAAGTGGCCTTTGCAGCCGACGATGTCTTGGTCTTCGGCAGCGAAGGCGCGGGACTGCCTGCGCCGCTCTTGGCCGCGCACCCGGACCGCACCATCACGATCCCGATGTCCGGCCCCGTTCGTTCGCTGAATCTCGCCACCGCCGCCGCGATCGTGTTGTTCGAAGGTCTGCGGCAGCAATCCCGCTGAATGCGGGGCGCATCAGAGACGGCGAGTGCGCGATTATTGCAACAGTCGGCGTCCGCTGCGAAACAACAGGGCACACGCGATAGTCGACAACAGCCAGACGGTCAGCGCGCCAAGCAGCGTGATCGGGACCGAGAGTTCGGCATGGCCGGAAAACCCGAAACGAAGCACCGTGCTAAAGTGCGAAAATGGATTTGCATACAACAACCAATGGTAGTGCGCAGGAATGTGTTCGAGAGAGAAAAAACAGCCGCTAAAAAAGAGGAGCGGAATGATGACGTAATTTTCCATCACGCCGAACGAATTCCAATTTTTATAACTACACGCGAGCAAAATGCCGATGGACGCGAACGTGAATGTCATGAGCGTCCACCCGCAGATGAACATGATCGGATGCGCCGGCGGCTGTCGAAAAAAACAGAGCATGCCGGCTCCCAGCAACAACAGCGAGACGAGCAATGCACGCAAGACGGCGGCGAACAGATTGATGACGTAGAGATGGAGGCGCGAGATCGGGGCGGCGAGCAGATATTGTAAAGTTCCTTCGATGCGTCCGACGAAGAGCGCCATGCGCGCATTACTGGCGACCACGGTGAAGGTCGCGTACAGGATCACGCCGGGGAGCACGAGCGCGATTTTCGTCGGATCCACGAAGTACAATACGGTCAGCAAGAGGAAATTGGAAAAAACCGTATTCAATATGGTTTGCAATGGGCTTTGTAGGTAACGCCATATTTCGCGTTCGAGGCAACCAACGAAGGCGCGCCGTGCGGATGCATTCATAGATCGGCTCCGGCCGCGGGAAACACGGTGCGATACGTCTGGTGCAGCACCTGCGCGGCTGTAGTGGTGTTGGGGATCGGGAGGTCGCAGGCAATGACGCCCTGCGAGAGGAACAAGGCCCGAGTGCAGAGTGTTGCCACTTCTTCGAGGTTGTGGCTCGTCAGGATAATGGTCTTGCCTTGCTCACGATGGAGTCGCCGGATCATCGTGTAGAGAGTTTCTTTCAGATCCAGATCGATCCCGGCCGTAGGTTCATCCAAGAAAATGAGATCCGGATCGTGGACCAGCGCGCGCGCGAGTTGCAGCCGCCGTTGCATGCCGCCTGAAAGGGTTTCCGGGCGGCTGTGTTGTTTCGCGTGCAGTCCCACTTCGGCGAGGATGATCGCGGTCCGCTGTGTCGCCGGCGCGCGCGCCAATCCGTTGTAGCGGGCATGGAAGCGGACCGAAGCGTCGGTCCGAAAAAACCGATCCACGATCGTTTCCTGAAAACAGGTGCCGATGCGGTGTTTGGTCTGTTCGGGATGGTCGTGGATCGAGACGCCTTCCAGCCTCATTTCGCCGCAGTCGGGACGGACGGTCCCACAGACGCACCCGATCAACGTGGTCTTCCCGACCCCATTCGGACCCAGCAATCCGACGCACTCCCCACGGGGAATGTGCATATCGAGGCCACGCAGGATATTGGCGGTGCCATAGCTTTTGGATAAGCGTTCGATCGTTAGCATGGGGTACCGTCTGTCGAGCATTCCACATGCGGCGATTCGAAATCAAGCGCCGTTCACCTGCCTCCACGGTTACAATGATTCCGATTGTGCTTTCACGCCAATTTTCGTAAGAGCGGCTCCAACAATTACGAAGGGGAGGGCGTATGGGGACGGTCGTGGTAATGCCGCAGGGGGGGGCTATGCGCTACAAGAAGCATTTGAATGTGATTTTGGGGGGCATCCTCGTGCTGATGATCCTCCTGATGATGAGTCCGTTCGTGCAGGTTGGGGCCGGGGAGCGAGGCATCGTGTTGCGGTTCGGCGCGGTGGAAGATCGCATTCTCGATGAAGGGCTGCATTTCGTGATCCCCTTCATGGAGACTGTGCAAAAAGTCGATGTCAAGATCCGCAAACTTGATGTCGAAGCGCCGTCGTATTCGCACGATACGCAAAATGTGCACACCCGGATCGCGCTGAACTATCACGTCGATGCGACGCGAGTGAACAAACTGTGGAAAGAGCTGGGGCGCGATTTCGAAGACCGGATCGTCAAACCGGCGGTACAGGAATCGGTGAAGGCGATCACGGCCCAATACACGGCCGCGCAACTGATCGAACAACGAGCCCGGGTGCGTGACGAAATCAAGGCGATTCTCCACGAACGGCTTGGGGGACGGTTTCTCATCGTCGATGAATTCTCCATCGTCGATTTCGAATTTTCCGACACGTATGAACACGCGATCGAAGAGAAGCAAGTGGCCCAGCAACAGGCGTTGAAGGCATCGAACGAATTGCAGCGGATCAAGATCGAGGCCGAACAACGCGTGGCGACGGCCACGGCGGAAGCGGAATCGATCCGCATTCAAGCGCAGGCGTTGCTGCAAAACCCGCATTTAGTCCAGCTCGAAGCGGTGAAAAAATGGGACGGCAAGATGCCGCAATACATGATGGGCGGCGAAGGCGCGTTGCCGTTCGTGAATATCACGCCGTCCCGTGAGGGATCGCGCTAATGCGTCTCGGTCGCCTGGTGCGACATGCTGGATGTGGGTTCCGATTCGTCATGTGTGTAGTTGCGCTGCTGAGTTTCGCGGCGCGGGTGGACGCCGCCAGCTTCGATCCGAAACTCAAGTGGCATCAACATAAGACTCCGCATTTCATGATCTATGCCGCGCGTTCGCTCGACGGAATCGCGCAGCGCGTCGGCCAATTGGCCGAAGAAGCGTACGCGATCTTGCCGCAAAAGTTCGACTGGAAGCCGCTCGGCCGAACGGTGGTTGTTCTCACCGACGTCCAAGATGTGGCCAACGGGCTCGCGACCGTGCTGCCGTACAACTATCTCCATCTGCGGGTCACCGCGCCGCGTCCCGACACCGCGCTGGCCAACTACGACGATTGGCTGCGCACGCTGATCATGCACGAGTTCACGCATATCATTCATATGGATCAAGCGCGGGGCGTGATGAAACTCCCGCGGTTTCTGCTCGGCAAACTTGTCTCGCCGAACGGCGTGCTGCCGGGCTGGATGCGCGAGGGCATCGCCGTGTACGAGGAAACACAACAGACGCAAGGCGGACGCAATCGCGGCAGTTTCAGCAATATGTTGATCCGCACGGCGGTGGACCAACAAAAATTCCCGAAGATCGACCAAGCCGACGGCCTCGGTTGGCGCTGGCCCGGATTCCTGCCGCAGTACATTTACGGCGGGAAATTCCTGGAATGGTTGGCGAACACCTACGGCGAAGACAAATTGATCCGCTTTCAAAAGAAGTCCGCAGCCAGTCCGCTCTTTTTCATGAACAACCTGTTGGCGAAACAGGTCTGGAAAAAGAGCTTCTACCAACTCTGGCGGGAATGGCAGGCCGAAGTCTCGAAAACCGCACAAGCCGAAATCACTGCGGTCCGCGCGGCAGGAGAAACGCCGTTGGAGCCGGTGACCGACGACGGCACGCATCTCTCCGCATTGGCGCTGTCGCCGGATGGGACGCATTTGGTCTACACGACCACCGATCCGCATCGGCCGACCGAAATTCGGCTGCGCGATCTTCGCAACGGCGAAGAACAGCGGATTCGTGCGAAGCAGGGGGCGACGCAGGCCGCGTTCGATCCGAGCGGGAATCTGATTGCGTATGCGGCGTATACGGCGAATCACGGCTATCGCTACTATTCCGATATCTTCGTGTTCGATCGGCGCGACGGCAAACTGCGCCGGCTCACGGCGAGTCGCCGCGCACAAGACCCGAGTTTCGCCCCGGACGGAAAATCGCTGCTCTATGTCGTGGAAGACGCCGGCACGCAGCGCTTGGTCCGCTACGATTTGACCACGTGGAAGGAGCAGCCGCTGCCGATTCCGCACGCGCCGTTCACGCGCTTTAGTCATCCACAGTGGTCGCCGGACGGCCAATGGCTCGCGGTGTCGTCGTGGCAAGCGGGACAGCAAGATATCTATCTCTATCGGCCGGATGGCAGGCGCGTCCAACGGATCACGAACGATCGCGCGCTCGATTTGAGTCCGTCGTGGGATCGGACCGGGCGATATCTCTATTTTTCCTCCGACCGCAGCGGGATTTCAAACGTGTACCGTTACGACATGCGCCGCCGGCGCGCGGAACGTCTGACGAACGTCGTCACCGGCCTGTTCGAGCCGCAGCCGGCGCCGGATGGCAAGACGCTGTACGCGCAGTATTATCACGGTGCTGGGTTTGGAATTCGGAAGTTGGCGATCGAAGGGGTGGCTGGTGACTGGGGGCTGGTGACTGGGGATCGGACCATGGGTCACCAATCGCCAGCCACCAGCCACCAGCCACCAGTCACGAATCCCCAATCCCCAGCCACCAGTCACCAGTCACCGCTTTCCCCGTCACCCTTCCCCAGCAAGCGCTACCACGGTTTGAGTCCGCGGCTCTTTATCCCGCGCTACTTCATTCCCGGCTTTGTCGCGACGGGGAGCGGTGTGTTGCTCAGCGCGGTGACCGGCAGCAGCGATCCGCTGCGTTGGCATCTGTGGCAAGCGGGCGGCACGTATCGAACCGATGCGAAGTATCCCGGGTATTTTTTCAATTACACGCTGAATCGCTTCTCGCCGATCATGAATTTCGGCGTACTCAATTACGCGACCGACTTCGGGAACCTGACCTTCCTGCACGCCGACGGCACGCTGCGGACCGTGCATATGTATGAAAAACGGCTGCGCGGCTATGCCGGCATCGCGGTGCCGTACAAACGCCAGATCTTTTCGCTCCAATATTTCATGGAGAATCGGGACAACATTCCGGCGCTGACGGCGGAAGAGCGCGCGTTGCTGAATCTGGACCGTTTCGCCGGATTCTCCGCGACGTATGGCTGGGGACGGCAGGAACAATATCCGGCCTCGATCAGTCCGGAAGAGGGGCATCGGTTAGTGATGAACTTCACGGTCACCGACAAGATCCTCGGCAGTAACGAACCGAACGAACAACAAATCTTCTCCGGCGATTTCCGCGAATATATCAAACTCCCGTGGCGGCATCATGTGCTCGCATTGCGCGTGAAGGGCGGCAAGACCTGGGGCGATACGCTGGTCCAAGGCACATTCGGCATGGGCGGAGCGCTCGGCGAAGGCGCGCTCGGCGGCGGGGGCGGCTTCACGTATTTCCCCTTGCGCGGACTCCCGGCTGCGGCGATGTCGCGCGCTAACGCGATGTTGATGTCCGCCGAATATCGCCTGCCGCTCGGTTCGCCGCAACGCGGGCTCGGTACCACGCCGTTCTTTTTACAAAACATCCATGCCGCATTGTTTGCCGATTTCGGGAATGCGTGGAACAACGGCGAAGACACCGGCAAATGGTTCTTCGATCGTTTTTTCCTCGGCACGGGTGTTGAACTACGCGGCGACTTCGTGGTCGGCCACGGACTCCCAGTCCAAGGTCGGCTCGGCTACGGCGTCATTGCCGTCAATCGTGGACGGCTCGGCGCCCTCACCGATTCGCTGCTCGGCAACCAAGTCAAATACGGCACCCTCATCCTCCAATTCGGCGCCCAGTTTTAATGCGGTCAAGTCGGGTTTACTCAATCGTCTCTTTGCGGACGTTGCTGCCGAGAGAGGCGCCGTTGGCATTGGTGGCCTGGACACGGTACCAGTACGTGCCGGCGCTGACCGATTCGCTGTACGTGGTGGTATTCGCGCCGACGGTCCCTACTTGGGTGTATGTGCCGGTCAGGCTGTCTTTACGGAGGATGGAAAATCCTGTCTCGTCGCTACTGTTGTCGGTCCAAATGATCGTGACCGTGCGGCCGCTGACCGCCGTCGTGGCGCTACTCGGTTCCGCCGGCACGGTGTTGAGCCGAGTGACGCGCAGCAACCGGTACGCGCCGTTGGAGAGGAGGAGGCTGTTTTGCGATAACTCCACGACGATCCACGAATAGCTGGAGATCCGCATGGGATCGCCTTCTGGTGCCTCAGAATTGGGATTGTCCGTGATGGCAATAAGCCCGCGGTTGCCGACCACTTTGAACCGTTCAAAGACGCGGGTCGGTGTCATCCCTTCATTCTCGATCCCGAAGATGCAGACATCATTCGCATCGCTGACATTTTCGTAATCAATGTCGGTGAGCGAGTGAATAGTCAAGATCCCGGTGCCTGGATTATCGACATCATCGGCTGTTTCCTCATCCCAACACTCCGTGGTCCACGTGCTGCCGACCAGGACCTCCGTGAGGTCTGGCTCGATGCGGTTGATCCGTTCATTGAGATAATCGGCGGAGACGATGTCGCCCGCTTGGAGCGACAAATCGATACCTTGGGTTGTGGAGATCGCTGCGCATGTCAGGACCATACACGTGGAAGCAAACAACCAGCGATGCGATGTGCGGCGGCCCATACCAGTCCCCCCTCGGCGAAGTATCCCACGGACTGAAAAGAGCAAATGCCTTGCCAGCGGGTGGCGCAGTAAATGTGGAAAAATGTCGGCAAGTTGCCGCGGGCGGAGATGTGTAGTGTCAGCAAATGCCTGGGTCACGGGGTACTGGATGGGGCCCTTCTCACCCGGCGGAACCGTGGGCTGTGCCTTGCCGGGGCACAAACCCGATCGCTGCGTAGACGCGATCGAGCGTTGACTGTGCGATGGCGCGCGCCCGGGCGGCGCCTTGTTGTAAGACGCGGTCCAACTCAGTGCGGTCGCGCAGCCATTGTTCGGTCCGTTCCCGAATCGGCGCGACGGCGCTGACGATCAATTCGGCGGTGTCGAGTTTCAGTGGGCCGTATTGTTTGCCCGCGTATGTGTTGACGATCTCAACCGGCGGGCGGCCCGTGATCGCCGCTTGGATGTTGATCAAGTTGCGCACGCCCGGTTTCGTTTCGTCGTAGGTGATTTCGGTACCGGAGTCAGTCACGGCGCGCTTTACTTTGCGGCGAATCACGTCGTCGCTGTCGGTGAGGCTGATGGTTCCTTGCGGATCGTCGTCCGACTTCGACATCTTCGCGGTTGGATCGCTCAAGCTCATGATCCGTGCGCCGACCGGCGGAATGAATCCCTCCGGCACGACAAAGAGATCGGTGCCATAGCGGTTGTTCATTCGGATCGCCAAATCGCGCGCCAGTTCGAGGTGTTGCTTCTGGTCCGCGCCGACCGGGACGAGATTGGTGCGATATAACAAAATGTCCGCAGCCATCAGCGCGGGATAGGTGAACAGGCCGACGGGAATGTTGGCGCCGGCCGTGGCGGATTTGTCTTTATATTGCGTCATCCGATTCAGTTCGCCCATATAACTGGCGCAGGTCAGGACCCACGCGAGTTCGGCGTGTTGCGGGACGTGCGATTGGCAACAGAGGATGGCGCGCGCCGGGTCGATGCCGGCGGCGATATAGTTTGCGGCGACGCGATACGTGTGCTCGCGCAACTGCGTCGGATTGTGGGCCACGGTGATCGCGTGCAGATCGACGACCAAAAAGATGCAGTCGTACTGCGCTTGCAACGCAACCCAGTTGTTGATCGCGCCGAGCAGATTGCCCAACGTTAAGACGTTAGTCGGTTTCACTCCGGAGAGGAGAGTCGGCATACGGACAGCTATAGAGAAACTTAGCGGTCACGGCCAGGATTTTTCACGGACGCGCGTTCAATCCGGCGCGGCAGTGGCGAGGGCGAGCAGGCGCGGCAGTGACATCGCGGCGCGCGCCGTGCAAGGGCTCAGCGAGAGGGCGGTTGCGGCGAGTCGGTGAATGAAGGCGGTCGAGCCGTCGGTGTCACGATTGTAATGCGCGAGTGTCTGTTCGTAAGCCAGCGCGAGCAAAGGATGCTCGGGATGTGCGCGGTGGGCGGCGTAGCTGTGCTCGAGCGCTTGTGAGTCGTGTTCATCCAGCATCAGCGCCAATGTGTACTCGATGTCGCCGAGCGGGGCGGGGCGGCACGGTCGGGCCAAGTCGAAGTACGTGGATGGCTGGCCGAGCGACCATGTGTTGGCGACGGCGAACATCGCGCCGGTGTCCAGATCGTTGTCGGCCAGCGGCGCGGTCATCGGATAGAGGGCAAAAAAGACGTTCAGTGCGGACGGCATCGCGATGCCGCGGAATGGCCATTGGATCAACGCGGCGACCATGCCGATTCGTGCGACGTTGCGGGCGAGCGCGGCGGTCTGCGGAGTCCAGGGCACGGTGAGCGCGCTCCACGGCTCCGCGTATTGGTGCACGATATGCGTGAGCAAATAATCTTGCAGCAACGCATCCATCGGCGATTGTTGATGGACCCGCCGTTCCGTCCCGCAGGCCAAACGCGCCGCGTTTCGCACGATATGGCGGCACGTACTGGCTTCCGCAAAAGAAGGGGTGAGAATACGGGTGAGGAGATAAAGCCCTCCCGCTACTAAGACGTAATCGGCCGGTTCGAGTCGCGAGACGCCTGTGTTGTCAGCGAGGAGTCCGAAGGCCCACAACGTCTTTCGCAGATGGCGCGCCTGTAATACTGACGAGTCGCCGTCGCGCACGGCGAGGTGGGCGATGGCCAGCGAGTTGCATGCGGTGCGAAGCCGCATCGGGGTTTCGGGCCGTCGCCCAACGATCTCCAACTTATGCAGGAGATTGAGTTCCCAATCGGCTAATGGCACGCTGCCGTGATCCGGTGGACTCCCCGGCGGAGCCGCGCCGCGACCTGCGGGCGACGACGCCCCGCCTCGGCCGGATTTGTTGGACGCGCGGTCGCCGCAGACCAGTCGGTGCCCCGGTGCGTGTGGGGTCCCCGGAAGAACGCAATGCGGAGGGCGAGCGCCGCTGGTGATGAATCGCGCCATGGTCGGGTCGGTTGCTCCTTACATCACTTGTCGGCCGGCGGCGGAAAAAAGTTGCGTGTCTCAACGTGTGGACAAAGCCAAGCCCCCCAAATACATCCGAATGGGGACAGGTACCTTCGAAGGTGCGCCAAATGGGCATCGCATGGTACCTGTCCCCACTGGGATGCAGTTGGGGGCGCAACTTTCTACGCGCGCTGCCGATGAACGGAGGCGAAGGGGTCCAAGGGAACGAGCATGCGGCGAGTGGGTTCACATGGGTTGGGAGTGCATCCGCGTATGGCAGCGCGACCGGGTGCGGTGCGGCAGGCGGACGCGGTGTATGACCACGCGCTGCGGACTGGGGGCACGGTCACGGAGGCGTGGCGCGCGGTGCGGGAGGGGCAGCATCAGATCTGCTTCGTCACTGCGGGGGATGACCCCGAGGCGGACGTCGCGGCAATGGCCACAGCGGGCACGAGTGCCGCACCGCTCACGTGGCCGCATCTCCTCGATGCGAGCGGGATTGGGAATGCGTTGGCCCAGTTAGCAGGGCGAGATGCGCAATCGGTGCAGCAATCGGTGCGTTTGGACTTGCGTCCGAAGCAAGACACTGCGGCCGTGTTGCGTGCGTTCCAGGTCGCCGCGACGACCAGTGCCAAAGTGGGGGATACGCGCGGAGCATGGCAGGCGGTCGTGGAATTGTACGATCATCAGCATACGCTGCTCGTGCGTTACGTCCCGGCAGCGGTGGACCAACCGCCCCGCTTCGAATTCCCGTTGACCGCGACGACGCAGCTGGGAAAGGCGCTCCGCGACTTCGTGCGCGGACGGGCGGAGCCACTCGGCGCTGCATACAGCGCGGAACGGATCGAGATCCTGTTGGCGGTCGAGTGCAGCGCGTTGCGCGAGCATGCGCGCCAGCAACTGCAGGAGGCCGCAACAGCAGTACTCGAACAATGCTGCGCCGCCGGATGTCAGAATGTTGTGATTCGAGACGCGACTGCAACGATGACTGCGTTGCGCGATGGTAGAATGGTTGGGCCGAGCGGAGCCCCTGTGGTTGTAGAGACGGCAGTATCTGCTGTTCCCCCGCCGACCACACCATCTGCCTCGCCGGCCTCGCTCGACCGTCAACGGATGGAAATCGCGCGTCTGCTCGATGCAAACGATCCGCCGTGGCCTGTGCCGACTCGTTTGCCCGTGCCGCTCACAGCGCGGGAACGGTGGCTCGCATACGGCGAGCCGGAGGAGTTTACCGTACCGCAAGCAGCCACGAGCGTGGCCGCAGTGGTGGGCACGATAACGGCTCGCGCGCGTACTGCCACGCGTCCGTTGAAGATCGTTTTCCCTTGTGTGTCGACGCAGGCGCTCCAGATATTATTATTAGTCAAAAGTCCGGTGCCGATCCTGATCCAGGACGGATCGAAAGTCGAGTATTGCCGATATCCGGATCGGGGCGATGTCTTGGGCGGCATCGACGTGGCCGATATTGGAGAACATCTCCACCTGACCATTTTGGCAATCGAGGCGTTGGCTACTACAAAAACAGCTGAACTGTTGCAACTGTTCCCGCTCTCGATTACGCTGACCCCGTCGCTGCTCGCGCCGACCCGCGCGCAACAGGAGTGGGCCGAGGCGATGGTCGCACGACTGGCGTTGGCTGGCTGGGGTCGAGTCGTGGTGCGGACGGACGCCGGCCAGGTGCTGGCGGCCGGGTATCACCCCATCGCAATGCCCGCCGCCTTCTGGCCCGAGCCTCTCTTTCAACGGGTCGACCCGGTCGATCCTGTCGTGGATGCAGGTGACGCGATCTTGGTTGACGGCGAGCGGATCGGGATCGAGGCGCTGCGTCGTCTGGTCGCTGCGCCGGCACGACCGATTGAGGTCTATTACACAGACCCTGAATTCCCTTCCGAAGTCGCAGCCATGTTCCCGGAATTGGAAGCGGCGCTGAGTGACGATGGGGATGTGTTGGTCAGCTTTTCTACCCCAGTGCGCCAAGTGGCCTTCGGGCGCTCGGCGATTATTCAACGCTACGCGACGCTGGCATGGGTGGTGCTGGATGCCGTCGGCGTGAAACTCAGTGCGCCCGAGGCGGTGCGTGTGGCGGAGTCGTGTCTCACGAATTTCGGGATCGAATCGTTGTCGGCACGTGGGCGGGAACTCTACTTCCAAGGTGTGCGGGGTTCCGTGGCGCAGCTGCAACAACAGCGACGGGACTTTGGTTTTGCCGTTCCATCCTTTGCGGCGCTGGCCGGGGCGCTGCGCGAGGCCTATTACGCGCTTCGTTTCGGAGATGGCCGGAGCGCACGCGAACTTTCCGTAACCCTCGATTTGACGGCCGTGTCGTATGGCTTGTTCCCGCATGTGCATCACAACGATCCGGACAAGCGCTTTCCCGCGTTTGAGCGGGCGTTGTCGAACCCACAGCCCAGCGCGGTTCCGCCAGTAGGGTTGCTCTCGTTGTTGGAACAATTCCCGCGACTCCTGCAACTGGCCGCGCGAACGTTGCAAGGCACGTGGCAGCTGCTGTTGCAGGAGGCGATTGTCGATCCGCCGAAATACGTCCGCCGCTTTGCGGGGAGGGTCTCGCGGCGCGGGACGATCGCGCTCGACAACCCGAGTGCGGCCGACGAGGCGATCCGCATCGCGCTGCTGGCACTCGCACTGCAAGAAATTCCAAACGCCACTGCACGGCAAGTCGCGCGGGCGTATCGCGCGGTGAGCGTAATCGCAGTGCCGCAGCAGAGCACACCCGCCGAGTTGGCCCGACCGCTCCGCGCGGCGCATCATCCGTGGCACGCGGCGTGGGCAGTGGCGCGCGCGGTGTTGACCGAACCTTCGTCATCGGGCGCCAGAGGGCTTTATCTTAGTGGAGTGCTGATCCGCGCCGATCTCGATCCAGTCACCGCCGCGTTACTGGACCAACTGCTCCCGCCGCCTGCTCTACGGCGCAAGGGGTAGTGTCTTCATTGATCACGGCGCACTATTTACAACGACTTCAGATAGCGTCGTACGTCGTCGTGATTGCCAATGCGGTGGAGCACGGCAGTTTTGTCGTCGAGTAGTAAGATCAGCCGCAAATCGCGGCCGCAGCGGGCCTCGAAGATGCCGCTGGGTGCAATTTGCGCAATCCGAGCCCCGCGTGTTGATGCGGCTGGCCGAAGGCGGCCGGCAGCAGCAGAATGGCGTCAAAGAGCTGTTGTCGTTGGTTCGCAGAGAGTTGGCGAACGTCTCGTTGGAATGATTCGGTGAACAGGATTTGCATATAGAGAACGGCTAGCGGATTTTTTGAAGTGCGGCCGCGGCGGCCTTTGCCGAGCGGAAGGCCTTTTTGGGACCGGCCGCAGCCTCGGTCCAGAGTCGTTTGGCCTGTCCGTCGGTTAGTGCGGGCGCAACATCGAGATCTGCCTCCGTGAGCGGGCGGATCGTCGCGACGATTTTGGAATGGCGCAACAAGACGACATCTTCTCCGGCGATCGCCGCGTCGACCAACTGATTCAACTTCGCCTTGGCCTCTTGGAGCGCAGTGAAGTACTGGAGATTGGCGACAAAGCCAGCGGCGAAGGTCGCCGCAGACTTGTATATGGTCGAAATTGTTGAATGAAATGTCATAGGCGGTCAATTGAAAGTTTGATTTTTAATTGTCACAGTGTGACGCCCAGTCCATCTCCTCAACTCCATCCTAGGGGGACAGGTACCGTCAAATGTGCGCCAAATGGGCATCGCATGGTACCTGTCCCCCTAGGATGTACTGGGAACGCAACTTTTGGCGGGTGTGGCCGATGAAGAGAGGCGAAGGGATCTCAGGGAACGAGCATGCGACGCGTCGGTTCACATGGTTTGGGAGTGCATTCGCGTGTGGGAGCGCGTCCGGGCGCGGTGCGGCATGCGGATGCGGTGTATGACCACGCGCTGCGGACTGGCGGCACGGTCGCCGATGCGTGGCGCGCAGTGCGGGAGGGGCAGCATCGGATCTGCTTCGTCACTGCGGCGGGGGAGGACCCCGGGGCGGAGGCCGCTGCGCTGGCCTCTGCGGGCAGGGTCTCGGCGCCCCTCACGTGGTCGGAGTCGCTCGGCGCAACGGGGATTGGCAATGCACTGATCCAGCTCGCCGCGCGTGAACCCGATGCGGCGCAACGGCCGGTACGGCTCACGTTGCGACCGAATCCCGGCGACGTAGTGCCGGCATTTTTCCAAGCCGTGACGACGAGCGCCAAACTCGGTGACACGCGCGGGGTGTGGCAAGCGGTCGTGGAGCTGTACGATCATCAGCGTGCATTAGTGGTTCGCTACGGTCCGGCCGTTGCGGATCAACCGCGCCGCTTTGAATTCCCGCTGACCGCGACGACGCAAGTGGCGAAGGCCTTGCGCGACTTGGTGCGCAATCGGGTGGTGCCGCTCGGCGCCGCATACGGCGCGGAACGGGTCGAGATCCATTTGGCAGTGACGCTCGACGCGTTGCGCGAACATTCGCGGAAACAATTGACAACTGC
Proteins encoded:
- a CDS encoding fibronectin type III domain-containing protein, which produces MVLTCAAISTTQGIDLSLQAGDIVSADYLNERINRIEPDLTEVLVGSTWTTECWDEETADDVDNPGTGILTIHSLTDIDYENVSDANDVCIFGIENEGMTPTRVFERFKVVGNRGLIAITDNPNSEAPEGDPMRISSYSWIVVELSQNSLLLSNGAYRLLRVTRLNTVPAEPSSATTAVSGRTVTIIWTDNSSDETGFSILRKDSLTGTYTQVGTVGANTTTYSESVSAGTYWYRVQATNANGASLGSNVRKETIE
- the trpS gene encoding tryptophan--tRNA ligase, translated to MPTLLSGVKPTNVLTLGNLLGAINNWVALQAQYDCIFLVVDLHAITVAHNPTQLREHTYRVAANYIAAGIDPARAILCCQSHVPQHAELAWVLTCASYMGELNRMTQYKDKSATAGANIPVGLFTYPALMAADILLYRTNLVPVGADQKQHLELARDLAIRMNNRYGTDLFVVPEGFIPPVGARIMSLSDPTAKMSKSDDDPQGTISLTDSDDVIRRKVKRAVTDSGTEITYDETKPGVRNLINIQAAITGRPPVEIVNTYAGKQYGPLKLDTAELIVSAVAPIRERTEQWLRDRTELDRVLQQGAARARAIAQSTLDRVYAAIGFVPRQGTAHGSAG